The DNA segment CTTCAATCCTGGGCATCAAGCGCTCCTCGGCAATCTCGACGCCATGGAAGCTCGTGCCGTCCATCGAATACCCAGACAACACGACCCCGCCTGTCGGCGAGGCCTGCGCACTCACCATCGCCGTGCCGTCATACAGAGAGACGTGCAGGGCCTCACACCCGAGCACGCGCGCGATGAGCCCCAGCCTGTGCTCACGCGTGGTGCCAGGTTCCGCGAGCAGCTCCAGCGGAGCCGTCTTGACGACGGACCATCCTCCGCGCCCGGCTCCGATTGCGAGGGCCCACCGGTCGGAGGTCGCGCCGGTTCCATACTGCATCCGGTCCCACGTCTCGCGCTTGCGCCGCACGTAGGGCACGGCGACGAGCCCTTCCTCCAGGCAGAGATTGCGGATGGCTCGTTCCAGCGCGTCGAGGTCGTCCGTCCGGAAGAGCGTCACTTGTCCCCATTCACCCATGGGCCGCTGTATATCGAAACAGGGGCGCCTGGCCTTGCGGTGGCGCATGTCAGGCGGGCCTAATCCATCGCGTCAAAGGCGGCGCGTGCGCGGCCCGTGCTGGCGTGCCTTCCCGTCCTCTTCGCCACGAGCCGCGCCATGTCTCAGGAACGCTTCACGACCAGCCGCGAGGTGTATCACCGGATCCGGTGGGACCCACGGCTCGACGCCCGCGAGTTCGTCGTCGGCTACGACGCGCACCGTGGCGCGCTGGAGGAGATGCCCTTCGAGGCCTTCGTCCCCGATGGCGAGATTCCCTGGCACCGCGTCTGGTACTTCAAGCGCGGACCCCAGGTGGTGTGGGACCGCAAGGAACGCATCGACCTGCTGAGCAATGCCCGGCCCGAGGAGGAGCCCGCGTCACCTCCGCTCCTCGCGGTGCCGGGTTTCACGCCGCTGCCCGCATGGCGGTACGACGCACGCTCGGGCTCGTGGATGGAGGGCTCGCGTGACGTGGGCCACGCGCCTGCCAATCCGGCTTCGCTCACGCTCGCCACCTTCAACGTCCTCTTCGACCTGTACGACGCGCACCTGCTGGCCACCGAGCGCAGGACCCCGGCGGCGCTCGCGCTGCTCCGCGAGACGGACGCGGACGTCATCGCGCTCCAGGAGGTCACTCCGCCGTTCCTCCGGGCCCTGCTCGCGGAACCCTGGGTGCGCGAGCGCTACTGGCTGTCCGATGGTCCCGGCGCGCACACCGTGGAGCGCTATGGCCAGGTGCTCCTGTCCCGCGTGCCCTTCGCTTCCGTGTGGCAGCGCGTCTTCTCCCGGGACAAGCGCATCATCGCCGCCGAGCTGCGCCTCAACGGTGGCGCACTGTGGGTGGCCACGCCGCACCTGACGAGCAACCGGGATGCATCCGGCGCCTCCGCGCGCGCCGTGCAGGTCGAGGCCCTGCTCGAATGGGCCCGTGCGCTCGGTGCCACCGGTGACAAGGATGCTGCTCCGGATCTGGTGCTGGCCGGCGACTTCAACTTCGGAGACGGAGCGCCGGAAGCGGAGTCCTTCGCGCGAGCGGGCTTCGTGGATGCGTGGTCCGCGCTACGGCCTTCGGAAGCAGGGGAGACGTACAACCCCCGGCTGAACACGCTGGCGGCGCTCACCACCGTCTCGGGGCGGATGCAGCGGTTGGATCGGGTGTTCGTGGCATCGCCTTCGGGCCGGCTCACTCCCACGGCCGTGGACCTCTTCGGCGAAGCGCCCCTGGCGGGCCCTCCCGCTCCCAATGGGCAGCCCCTGTTCGTGTCGGATCACTCCGGCCTGCGCTGCGCCTTGCGCCGGGGTGCGGCCACGCTCGCGCCGCGGGCCTCCACGGCGTTGGTGCATCACACGGCCCTGGTGCTCATCCCTCCGGAAGAGGTCTGGGGGCCCATCCAGGCGCTGCGCAAGAAGCACGACGCGAAGTTCCAGCGGTGGATGCCTCACATCACGCTGCTGTATCCCTTCGTCCCGGAAGAGGACTTCGAGACGGCGGAGGCCCTCCTCGTGGATGCCCTCCAGGGAGCCGAACCCTTCGAGGTGACGCTCTCCGCGTTCGGCCACTTCGAGCACCGCGCCAACGCGACCGCGTGGCTCCGTCCCGATGCCCAGCCCGCCAGCGCGCTGTCGGCCCTGCACGCGAGGCTCGTGGCGGCACTGCCCGAATGCGCCACGTCCGCTCACGGTGGCTTTACGCCCCACCTCTCCGTAGGTCAGCTCCCGCTCTCAGAAGACCCTGCCGATACCCTCGCCGAGTGGCAGCGAAGCTGGCGGCCATTGAAGTTCCGTGTGGGCGAGCTCTGTCTCATCCGGAGGCGGGGCGACACGCCCTTCGAGATCATCCGGCGCATCCCACTCGCACCGGCACGAAGCGAAGACGCTGCATTGCGCGAAACCCTGGGTGCCGAGACGCAGGACGGGCACGCCGCCAGGACCGCGGCCGTGGAGCAGCTGCGTCAGCACTGCGACAGCATCGGCACCACGCTGCATCCCTATGGCTCGTATCTCCTGGGCACGGATGGCGCGGGCAGTGACGTGGACGCGGTCGCCATTGGCCCCGCGAGCCTGCCTCGCGAGGACTTCGCGCGAGCGCTCCTCCAGGCACTGACACCCGGCACGGCGCGCTACATGGCGGACGCCGCCATCCCGCTGGTGAAGCTGTCCCTGGGAGGCGTGAGCTTCGACCTGGCCTATGCAGGCCGTCCGGAGGGCGTGCCTCCGGAAGATCCGCTGACGCTGCTCGCGAGGCATGGCGACCAGCTCGACCCCGCGGGCCTCCGCGCCGTGCTGGGATTGGCGGACACGCTGGGCCTGATGGATGCCATTGCCCGTGACGGCGGACGGACCGCGCGATTCCAGACCCTGCTGCGCGCGGTCAAGCAGTGGGCCCGAGCGCGGGGCATCTACTCACACGCGCTGGGCTACCTGGGCGGGTTGTCGTGGACGCTGCTCGCGGCCTGGG comes from the Corallococcus macrosporus genome and includes:
- a CDS encoding poly(A) polymerase, whose amino-acid sequence is MSQERFTTSREVYHRIRWDPRLDAREFVVGYDAHRGALEEMPFEAFVPDGEIPWHRVWYFKRGPQVVWDRKERIDLLSNARPEEEPASPPLLAVPGFTPLPAWRYDARSGSWMEGSRDVGHAPANPASLTLATFNVLFDLYDAHLLATERRTPAALALLRETDADVIALQEVTPPFLRALLAEPWVRERYWLSDGPGAHTVERYGQVLLSRVPFASVWQRVFSRDKRIIAAELRLNGGALWVATPHLTSNRDASGASARAVQVEALLEWARALGATGDKDAAPDLVLAGDFNFGDGAPEAESFARAGFVDAWSALRPSEAGETYNPRLNTLAALTTVSGRMQRLDRVFVASPSGRLTPTAVDLFGEAPLAGPPAPNGQPLFVSDHSGLRCALRRGAATLAPRASTALVHHTALVLIPPEEVWGPIQALRKKHDAKFQRWMPHITLLYPFVPEEDFETAEALLVDALQGAEPFEVTLSAFGHFEHRANATAWLRPDAQPASALSALHARLVAALPECATSAHGGFTPHLSVGQLPLSEDPADTLAEWQRSWRPLKFRVGELCLIRRRGDTPFEIIRRIPLAPARSEDAALRETLGAETQDGHAARTAAVEQLRQHCDSIGTTLHPYGSYLLGTDGAGSDVDAVAIGPASLPREDFARALLQALTPGTARYMADAAIPLVKLSLGGVSFDLAYAGRPEGVPPEDPLTLLARHGDQLDPAGLRAVLGLADTLGLMDAIARDGGRTARFQTLLRAVKQWARARGIYSHALGYLGGLSWTLLAAWACTRATQDAMRSDASLLAHFFSTFASWPWPQPVTLTPETARYRPDGKRDLLPVIAPALPARNTARNVSRSTFRVIREELLRARDLVAHARAAGTPSAWAALFAPFNAHESPQATLRLSVEAATPDDREIVAGWVLGHVTALVYRLEGDRRLSVRPFQPAHAGGPLLIGLEVRDARDAEALAWQPRSPLFAAVEAFHASFQEWTHRPASAVLQVEWVRGNDSSRSGAPAP